The window TCGACCAGCCTGAAGAGGGTTCTTATGCTGACCGCCTCCCCCTCCCTGAACCTCGTGTCCTGCCTCGCGTACGCCATGTAGGGGACGACGACCACGACCTTCTCAGCCCCGAGGTCCTTGAGCGCATCGGTCAGCAGAAGGAGTTCTACTAGGCGCTTGTCCTGCTGAGGGTAGGTCGTGTGGATCAGCACGACCTCCTCGCCTTTGACGGATCTCGAGAGGCGGAGGTACGACTCCCCGTCAGGGAAGTTCTTATAGTCCAGATCAGCCGTCTCTGCAGAAATCAGACCTGCAACTCTCTTGCCGAGTTCAATCGACGATGGACCGGGGACCACTATCATATTGACCAACTCAAAACTCTTAATATCCGTCCCCTCTTAAGACTTATGCGGGGAATTTCAGTGGAGGCGATGCTCTACGAGAAGCTAGAGGCGGGGGCGGTGAGGTGCAACCTGTGCGCCAGGCGCTGCGTAATCCAGCAGGGGAAGAGGGGATTCTGCAGGGTGCGGGAGAACCGTGGTGGGATTTTGGAGACCCTGGTTTTCGGCAAGGCAGCCAGCTATGCAGTCGACCCGATCGAGAAGAAGCCCCTATACCACTTCCACCCAGGAACCACCGCATTCTCAATTGCAACTGTCGGCTGCAACTTCAGGTGCAACTTCTGCGACAATTGGGTCATAAGCCAGGAGGAGTCCATAACGGGGGAGGACTTGCCCCCCGATCTGGTCGTGAGCGAGGCGGTCTCCCTGCGCTGTTCCTCGATAAGCTACACATACACGGAGCCGACCGTCTTCTTTGAGTACGCTTTCGAAACCTCGCAGGTAGCCCACCGATGCGGGCTGTTCAATACCTTTGTCACAAACGGGTACATGACTCCCGAGGCGGTCGATACTATCCACCCATACCTCGATGCAGCGACTGTGGACTTCAAGGGGAGCGGGGATCCTGCGTTTTACAAGGGCTTCTGTGCAGTCCCAACTCCTGATCCGATATATGAGGCCCTTTTGGCAATGAAATCGAAGGGCATCCACATCGAGATAACCGACCTCATCGTGCCTTGGCAGTCGGAGATCAGGGGCGCCTTCACAAAGCTGGTCAGGTGGATAGTCGATAACCTGGGGGACGAGACGCCTTTCCACATACTCCGGTTCTTCCCTAGCTACAGGTACGAAGGCAGGGGTTCCCCTGAGGAGGGCCTCCTCGAGGGGCTCTGGAGCTTGGCAAGGCAAGAGGGTCTGAAGTATGTGTACCTCGGGAACGTCCCGGGCCATAAGTACGAGAACACATACTGCCCGTCGTGCGGTGGGCTGGTCATAGGGAGGATAGGTTTCCAGGTCACTTCACTAAGGCTGAAGGGCACCTCCTGCGCCCACTGCGGAGGCAAGATCAATCTGAGGATATGATCGGAGGTGTTTGTGAGATGTGGCAATTGTGGAGGCCCGATGCTGTCAGGGCATTGGAGGATCCCAAAGTCGTCTCATCAATGCCCCGTTATGTGGGTATCCTGAAAGGCAGGCTCCTTCCAAGGTTCTTCGTCTCAAGATACGTCCCAGTCGAGTGGGAAGCGGACAGCAGCGAGGAAGAGCTGTGGGAGCTCCATCGCGCGTCTATCAGGGAGATGGAGGCGCTTATGCGGGACATGGACTCAGGCAGGGTCCATCTCGGCGACCTCGGGTCTCCGCCGAAGAGCTCCCTACTACACCTAAAAGCGAGGATCGGGGAGTGTCTCATGGGGCCATGCAGGCTTTGCGAGAGGAGGTGCGGTGCTGACAGGCTCAGGGGAGAACTCGGCTTCTGCCGGGTTGGGAGGGAGTTCAGGGTCCATTCATGCTTCGACCACTTGGGTGAGGAGCCCGAAGTTGTGCCCAGCTTCACGGTATGCGGATAAAAAAAGTCCGGCCGAATTAGCCTGGGCTGCAACTTCGCCTGCATCCACTGCCAGAACTGGGAGATAAGCCAGCAGTTCGTCGATGGGGCGGTCTACAGTGAGAGGGAGATCGCGTCCCTCATCGACGATGCTAGGAGGAGGGGGTGCAGGAACCAGAACTGGGTCGGCGGAGACCCGATCCCCCACATACCGTTCTGGCTTAGGGTGCTGCTCTGGGAGAAAGAAAAGACCCCTGTATTCTTCAACACCAACGGCTTCTACTCAGCGGAGGCGTCTTCGCTTTTGAGGGGCGTTGTGGACATCTACAAGATAGACTTCAAATACGGGTCTGATGTTTGTGCTGAGAAGGTCTCAG is drawn from Candidatus Methanosuratincola sp. and contains these coding sequences:
- a CDS encoding radical SAM protein gives rise to the protein MGCNFACIHCQNWEISQQFVDGAVYSEREIASLIDDARRRGCRNQNWVGGDPIPHIPFWLRVLLWEKEKTPVFFNTNGFYSAEASSLLRGVVDIYKIDFKYGSDVCAEKVSGVSNYWRVVTRNLREARQHGELLVRVLVLPRHLDCCLKPIVSFISEELGPETRVNLMDQYSPHWRAAERPELKRRLDRAEWERAVEIAFEAGLNNVIM
- the amrS gene encoding AmmeMemoRadiSam system radical SAM enzyme, with the protein product MRGISVEAMLYEKLEAGAVRCNLCARRCVIQQGKRGFCRVRENRGGILETLVFGKAASYAVDPIEKKPLYHFHPGTTAFSIATVGCNFRCNFCDNWVISQEESITGEDLPPDLVVSEAVSLRCSSISYTYTEPTVFFEYAFETSQVAHRCGLFNTFVTNGYMTPEAVDTIHPYLDAATVDFKGSGDPAFYKGFCAVPTPDPIYEALLAMKSKGIHIEITDLIVPWQSEIRGAFTKLVRWIVDNLGDETPFHILRFFPSYRYEGRGSPEEGLLEGLWSLARQEGLKYVYLGNVPGHKYENTYCPSCGGLVIGRIGFQVTSLRLKGTSCAHCGGKINLRI